One genomic window of Osmia bicornis bicornis chromosome 5, iOsmBic2.1, whole genome shotgun sequence includes the following:
- the LOC114876545 gene encoding uncharacterized protein LOC114876545, with amino-acid sequence MDRTFVDEETGESINVPASDCEIQRLLSSVNNAETGEPEINVIGFEMTKNRKIRFQIPKEVKETLSTKDGSLKKSENLMELEPVPVGASFGQINPVCLFFLAVLCFRWFLPVLMIFEVSLHVWAHRKNKALKNASVYFRSPFHAISSEFCALCQNETCMDRVGKMQQIRMHKFLRQCNYMKRAVT; translated from the exons ATGGACCGAACTTTCGTCGACGAGGAAACTGGAGAGAGTATTAATGTTCCAGCTTCCGACTGTGAGATACAGCGGCTTCTTAGTTCGGTAAACAATGCTGAAACGGGAGAGCCAGAGATCAACGTGATAGGATTTGAAATGACTAAGAATCGAAAGATACGCTTTCAG ATCcctaaagaggtgaaggaaaCTTTATCAACCAAGGACGGTTCTCTAAAGAAAAGCGAAAATCTAATGGAACTAGAACCTGTCCCCGTTGGAGCCTCTTTTGGACAAATAAATCCAGTTTGCCTGTTTTTCCTCGCCGTTTTATGTTTCCGATGGTTTTTGCCCGTGTTAATGATATTCGAAGTATCGTTGCACGTATGGGCTCACCGTAAAAATAAGGCATTGAAAAATGCTAGCGTTTACTTTCGTTCACCATTTCATGCGATATCATCGGAATTTTGCGCCCTGTGCCAGAATGAAACGTGCATGGACCGCGTTGGGAAAATGCAACAAATACGTATGCACAAATTTTTGCGACAGTGTAATTATATGAAGAGGGCTGTAACGTGA
- the LOC114876541 gene encoding ATP-dependent DNA helicase Q4 isoform X1 yields the protein MEILEDPTFKTQYQKYKNRVKLWESRFTEKHGRKPNKNDIKEADIKIKESYKMYWKLKTRALEETLIDITFSEEVQDNVLDKTLTQTSVEETKEDNKPLSDDNKQNLENVSQKVTENTDINIIQSTDNKDIENVDPHCQNQAAAATTTSLVVKNECTNMKGVWGDHLSKSNEIHKKKETLLVGRSSSFQLSQNKFTSSMFVKRNPRKSLSASKIKSKFEKSMNIQTNVSEESTNTETHNEDGIDVNKKLTSVFNNPVKVTYTESTSGSQSINTIQQVIAGHTVNRNLNPAWLDRCAKQNNVEYSAFDSQRLSGTSDSGIESMESSIYSPKENTQMSETSKHPLISDEEDFVCNSDSEETWRNKRIRNFKKNFSDQEIHCPKRPCLDNNINVPTMQQLPTNMNVHAVQSLKVSNEEVKYKDFSTTNVTADKDNDRSDNTTIVTNEANDNDKCIDENSDTETTNKNSTNRRKVRRRIKHISSDDSDPDFNENDKVEGKKKEKSSKTKRRSSTRKNKSTKEPTSKQEKNSTVKTKRTSRKKKYVQSDDDNFLENGTTDLETTDKGSEIYGVETLQAVPRFSINMSNQGDLIEQCTKSVSSTATNSTKSVALPKSKGKLTDKEKLEKKIADGNVNENFVRINLKKKIFVRGHKHFNFSKYKKNQWKQRKKDLQSSENSLVVADYLEKKGVSNCFKCGEVGHFSRNCPNSNTDDLIPLGEIDDGSEFLTLEEAQEMASQNAVIAHANRIDRLPEKPSYSSKAEAEHEGKEIEKSDNDDLWEPIENEELLCGHKIPDELVTKLLPPIIGTVQPLYKLKEDQSCIETPADVFETLEKFGHKSFKPGQEKAIMRILSGQSTLVTLSTGSGKSLCYQLPAYLYSKYSNCITLVISPLVSLMDDQVTGVPSFLSAACLHTNQTEKVRNNVMQMVKQGKLNILLISPEAVVAGEKSTGFGALLRQLPPIAFACIDEAHCISQWSHNFRPSYLMVCRVLKEKMGVKTVLALTATATKTTTESIVNHLGLHDGMAGVISDIPMPRNLMLTVSRDEHRDRALIELLQSERFKQCNSIIVYCTRREECVRIAGLLRVSLQDANNFTKPNSKLSPIAEAYHAGLPASRRKTVQKAFMNGQIRIVVATVAFGMGINKSDIRAIIHYNMPGTFENYVQEVGRAGRDGQIAHCHMFLHPKEDGDKWELRRHIYANGVDRHSIRRLLQKVFVPCSCAKIQAKDRNYRCPGHEVAIPVDETVIALDISAEIISTLLCYLELHPKRFITVLSSVYVRARVSSYGGPQALKQAAQSSPPLAMAIALDLQKGVSHDNSSVIEFPVVDVASAIGWDSGVVKSHLKNLEWKTGLFEGTRFLKIPFVILKYLAFLSVNGASKRSNISVRYDTLGLRVKAPGDLTDEELDEALETLVDRARFQETAALQQLETISATLHKLSMPSVKKCLELNDEITNKSNELKDIIRNYFEGKILVDIDSVQQTKVENDAQIVSDVRNLIVSYRDNNFTGRAIARIFHGIQSPNYPAYAWNKCRFWRAHLSCNFNALCQIATKEILALR from the exons ATGGAAATACTAGAAGATCCAACGTTTAAGACACAGTaccaaaaatataaaaatcgtGTTAAGTTATGGGAAAGCCGTTTTACAGAAAAACATGGACGTAAGCCGAATAAa AATGACATTAAGGAGGctgatataaaaattaagGAATCCTACAAAATGTATTGGAAATTGAAAACACGTGCCTTAGAAGAAACTCTTATAGATATTACATTTTCTGAAGAAGTACAAGATAATGTTTTGGATAAAACTTTGACGCAAACATCAGTTGAAGAAACTAAAGAAGATAATAAACCTTTATCAGATGacaataaacaaaatttagaaaatgtatCTCAGAAAGTTACAGAAAATACAGACATAAACATTATACAAAGCACAGACaataaagatattgaaaaTGTAGATCCACACTGTCAGAATCAGGCTGCTGCTGCTACTACTACTTCATTGGTAgttaaaaatgaatgtacaAATATGAAAGGTGTGTGGGGTGATCATCTAAGTAAAAGCAATGAAATACataagaagaaagaaacattACTTGTTGGTAGATCATCTTCCTTTCAGCTatcacaaaataaatttacaagtTCTATGTTTGTGAAAAGAAATCCCAGGAAATCTTTATCAGCATCAAAAATCAAAAGTAAATTTGAGAAAAGTATGAATATTCAGACAAATGTATCTGAAGAATCTACAAATACAGAAACGCATAATGAAGATGGCATTgatgttaataaaaaattaacatcTGTATTTAATAACCCAGTGAAAGTTACTTACACAGAGTCTACGTCTGGTTCACAGTCCATTAACACAATACAGCAAGTGATTGCAGGTCACACTGTTAATAGGAACTTGAATCCAGCATGGCTAGATAGATGTGCTAAGCAAAATAATGTGGAATATTCAGCATTCGATTCACAGAGGCTTTCTGGTACAAGTGATTCTGGAATTGAATCAATGGAATCCAGTATTTATTCACCTAAAGAAAATACTCAAATGTCTGAAACATCTAAACATCCTTTAATATCAGATGAAGAAGATTTTGTTTGTAATAGCGATTCAGAGGAAACATGGAGAAATAAACGCATTAGAAACTTTAAGAAAAACTTTAGTGATCAAGAGATTCACTGCCCTAAAAGACCATGTCtggataataatataaatgttCCTACTATGCAGCAGCTACCAACTAACATGAATGTACATGCTGTGCAGTCTCTTAAAGTGTCTAATGAAGAAGTAAAATACAAAGATTTTAGCACAACTAATGTAACTGCAGATAAAGATAATGATAGGAGTGACAACACAACTATTGTGACAAATGAGGCAAATGACAATGACAAATGCATCGATGAAAACAGCGATACAGAGACAACTAATAAAAATTCGACGAATCGTCGTAAGGTGCGCAGAAGAATTAAGCATATTTCTTCCGATGATTCTGATCccgattttaatgaaaatgataaagtggaaggaaagaagaaagagaaaagctCAAAGACGAAACGAAGAAGTTCAACGAGAAAGAATAAATCTACGAAAGAACCAACTTCAAAACAAGAGAAAAACAGTACAGTTAAAACCAAAAGAACTtctagaaagaaaaagtatgTACAAAGCGATGATGATAACTTTTTAGAAAATGGTACTACAGACCTAGAAACAACTGATAAGGGCTCTGAAATATATGGAGTAGAAACGTTACAAGCTGTTCCAcgattttcaataaatatgtCTAATCAAGGGGATCTGATCGAACAGTGTACCAAATCTGTTTCTTCAACAGCTACTAATTCGACTAAGTCTGTTGCACTTCCTAAATcgaaaggaaaattaacagacaaagaaaaattagaaaaaaagataGCGGATGGGAATGTAAACGAGAACTTTGTTagaattaatttgaaaaagaaaatatttgtacgTGGCCATAAACATTTCAACTTTTCGAAATACAAGAAAAATCAGtggaaacaaagaaaaaaagatcTTCAGTCTAGTGAAAATAGCTTAGTGGTAGCTGACTATCTTGAGAAGAAAGGCGTTTCGAATTGCTTTAAATGCGGAGAAGTGGGTCATTTTTCCCGAAACTGTCCAAATAGCAATACCGACGATTTGATACCATTAGGAGAAATAGACGATGGTTCTGAATTCCTAACTTTGGAAGAAGCACAAGAAATGGCTAGTCAAAATGCAGTTATTGCGCATGCTAATAGAATTGACCGTTTACCAGAGAAACCGTCTTATTCTTCTAAAGCAGAAGCTGAACATGAAGgaaaggaaatagaaaagTCGGACAATGATGATTTATGGGAACCTATTGAAAACGAA GAACTTCTATGTGGACATAAAATACCTGATGAATTGGTAACAAAATTATTGCCTCCAATAATTGGCACAGTACAGCCATTGTACAAGCTTAAAGAAGATCAATCGTGTATAG AAACGCCAGCAGATGTTTTTGAAACACTAGAGAAATTCGGACATAAAAGTTTTAAACCTGGACAAGAAAAAGCAATAATGAGAATACTTTCCGGTCAATCGACTTTAGTGACTTTATCCACTGGCTCTGGAAAATCTTTATGTTATCAGTTACCTGCGTATCTTTATTCGAAATATTCTAATTGTATTACTTTAGTAATATCACCGTTGGTGTCTTTGATGGATGATCAAGTAACAGGCGTACCGTCCTTCTTATCTGCAGCATGTCTGCATACAAATCAAACAGAGAAAGTAAGAAATAACGTTATGCAAATGGTGAAGCAAGGAAAATTGAACATTTTACTAATCTCTCCAGAAGCCGTAGTCGCTGGAGAAAAGTCGACAGGTTTTGGTGCCCTGTTAAGGCAACTTCCACCAATTGCTTTCGCGTGTATAGACGAAGCTCATTGTATTTCACAGTGGTCTCATAATTTCCGTCCGTCATATCTTATGGTTTGTAGAGTTCTTAAAGAAAAAATGGGTGTTAAAACAGTATTAGCTCTCACTGCAACTGCAACAAAAACTACTACAGAGAGCATAGTAAATCATCTAGGGCTACACGATGGAATGGCAGGTGTTATATCTGATATTCCAATGCCGAGAAATCTAATGTTAACTGTTTCCCGAGATGAACACAGAGATCGTGCTTTAATTGAACTGTTACAAAGCGAAAGATTCAAACAATGTAATTCGATTATCGTTTACTGTACTCGACGGGAAGAATGTGTGAGAATTGCTGGGCTCCTAAGGGTTTCTTTACAG GACGCGAATAATTTTACCAAGCCTAACAGCAAGTTGTCTCCCATTGCTGAAGCATACCATGCTGGTTTACCAGCTTCCCGTAGAAAGACGGTGCAAAAAGCTTTTATGAATGGACAAATTAGAATTGTTGTAGCTACTGTTGCTTTTGGTATGGGTATTAACAAATCGGATATTCGTGCTATTATTCATTATAATATGCCTGGAACCTTTGAAAACTACGTTCAAGAAGTTGGAAGAGCTGGCCGGGATGGACAAATAGCACATTGTCATATGTTTTTACATCCAAAG GAGGATGGTGATAAATGGGAATTACGCCGACATATTTATGCAAATGGAGTAGACAGGCATTCGATTAGACGTTTACTTCAAAAAGTTTTTGTCCCGTGTTCGTGTGCAAAGATACAAGCGAAAGATAGAAATTATAGGTGTCCGGGTCACGAGGTTGCTATACCCGTCGATGAAACGGTTATTGCTCTTGATATTTCGGCGGAAATAATTTCAACGCTATTATGTTATCTCGAATTACATCCTAAACGATTTATTACCGTTCTATCATCCGTCTACGTCAGAGCTAGGGTTTCAAGCTACGGTGGTCCTCAAGCGTTAAAACAAGCTGCACAATCT TCACCACCACTGGCAATGGCAATAGCACTCGACTTACAAAAAGGCGTTTCTCATGATAATAGTAGCGTTATTGAGTTTCCCGTTGTAGACGTAGCGTCTGCTATCGGATGGGATAGCGGTGTAGTAAAAAGTCATCTGAAAAATTTAGAATGGAAAACAGGTTTGTTCGAGGGAACAAGATTTCTAAAGATACCCTtcgtaatattaaaatatctcGCTTTTCTTTCAGTTAATGGAGCTTCAAAGCGGTCTAATATATCGGTACGGTATGATACACTTGGCTTAAGGGTAAAAGCTCCGGGAGATCTAACAGATGAAGAGCTAGATGAAGCACTTGAGACATTAGTTGATCGTGCTCGTTTCCAAGAAACTGCAGCTTTACAACAGCTTGAAACAATTAGCGCAACGCTTCATAAACTTAGCATGCCATCGGTCAAAAAGTGTCTAGAATTGAACGATGAAATAACCAATAAATCTAACGAGTTAAAAGACATTATTCGAAATTACTTTGAGGGAAAAATTCTAGTGGATATCGATTCCGTTCAACAA aCTAAAGTAGAAAATGATGCACAAATAGTCTCGGACGTACGGAACTTAATTGTAAGTTATCGAGACAATAACTTTACTGGACGTGCAATTGCTCGCATTTTTCACGGTATACAAAGTCCGAATTATCCTGCCTATGCTTGGAATAAGTGCCGCTTTTGGAGAGCTCATCTTTCATGCAATTTCAATGCTTTGTGCCAAATTGCAACGAAAGAAATTTTAGCTCTGCGTTAA
- the LOC114876541 gene encoding ATP-dependent DNA helicase Q4 isoform X2, which yields MEILEDPTFKTQYQKYKNRVKLWESRFTEKHGRKPNKNDIKEADIKIKESYKMYWKLKTRALEETLIDITFSEEVQDNVLDKTLTQTSVEETKEDNKPLSDDNKQNLENVSQKVTENTDINIIQSTDNKDIENVDPHCQNQAAAATTTSLVVKNECTNMKGVWGDHLSKSNEIHKKKETLLVGRSSSFQLSQNKFTSSMFVKRNPRKSLSASKIKSKFEKSMNIQTNVSEESTNTETHNEDGIDVNKKLTSVFNNPVKVTYTESTSGSQSINTIQQVIAGHTVNRNLNPAWLDRCAKQNNVEYSAFDSQRLSGTSDSGIESMESSIYSPKENTQMSETSKHPLISDEEDFVCNSDSEETWRNKRIRNFKKNFSDQEIHCPKRPCLDNNINVPTMQQLPTNMNVHAVQSLKVSNEEVKYKDFSTTNVTADKDNDRSDNTTIVTNEANDNDKCIDENSDTETTNKNSTNRRKVRRRIKHISSDDSDPDFNENDKVEGKKKEKSSKTKRRSSTRKNKSTKEPTSKQEKNSTVKTKRTSRKKKYVQSDDDNFLENGTTDLETTDKGSEIYGVETLQAVPRFSINMSNQGDLIEQCTKSVSSTATNSTKSVALPKSKGKLTDKEKLEKKIADGNVNENFVRINLKKKIFVRGHKHFNFSKYKKNQWKQRKKDLQSSENSLVVADYLEKKGVSNCFKCGEVGHFSRNCPNSNTDDLIPLGEIDDGSEFLTLEEAQEMASQNAVIAHANRIDRLPEKPSYSSKAEAEHEGKEIEKSDNDDLWEPIENEELLCGHKIPDELVTKLLPPIIGTVQPLYKLKEDQSCIETPADVFETLEKFGHKSFKPGQEKAIMRILSGQSTLVTLSTGSGKSLCYQLPAYLYSKYSNCITLVISPLVSLMDDQVTGVPSFLSAACLHTNQTEKVRNNVMQMVKQGKLNILLISPEAVVAGEKSTGFGALLRQLPPIAFACIDEAHCISQWSHNFRPSYLMVCRVLKEKMGVKTVLALTATATKTTTESIVNHLGLHDGMAGVISDIPMPRNLMLTVSRDEHRDRALIELLQSERFKQCNSIIVYCTRREECVRIAGLLRVSLQDANNFTKPNSKLSPIAEAYHAGLPASRRKTVQKAFMNGQIRIVVATVAFGMGINKSDIRAIIHYNMPGTFENYVQEVGRAGRDGQIAHCHMFLHPKEDGDKWELRRHIYANGVDRHSIRRLLQKVFVPCSCAKIQAKDRNYRCPGHEVAIPVDETVIALDISAEIISTLLCYLELHPKRFITVLSSVYVRARVSSYGGPQALKQAAQSSPPLAMAIALDLQKGVSHDNSSVIEFPVVDVASAIGWDSGVVKSHLKNLEWKTVNGASKRSNISVRYDTLGLRVKAPGDLTDEELDEALETLVDRARFQETAALQQLETISATLHKLSMPSVKKCLELNDEITNKSNELKDIIRNYFEGKILVDIDSVQQTKVENDAQIVSDVRNLIVSYRDNNFTGRAIARIFHGIQSPNYPAYAWNKCRFWRAHLSCNFNALCQIATKEILALR from the exons ATGGAAATACTAGAAGATCCAACGTTTAAGACACAGTaccaaaaatataaaaatcgtGTTAAGTTATGGGAAAGCCGTTTTACAGAAAAACATGGACGTAAGCCGAATAAa AATGACATTAAGGAGGctgatataaaaattaagGAATCCTACAAAATGTATTGGAAATTGAAAACACGTGCCTTAGAAGAAACTCTTATAGATATTACATTTTCTGAAGAAGTACAAGATAATGTTTTGGATAAAACTTTGACGCAAACATCAGTTGAAGAAACTAAAGAAGATAATAAACCTTTATCAGATGacaataaacaaaatttagaaaatgtatCTCAGAAAGTTACAGAAAATACAGACATAAACATTATACAAAGCACAGACaataaagatattgaaaaTGTAGATCCACACTGTCAGAATCAGGCTGCTGCTGCTACTACTACTTCATTGGTAgttaaaaatgaatgtacaAATATGAAAGGTGTGTGGGGTGATCATCTAAGTAAAAGCAATGAAATACataagaagaaagaaacattACTTGTTGGTAGATCATCTTCCTTTCAGCTatcacaaaataaatttacaagtTCTATGTTTGTGAAAAGAAATCCCAGGAAATCTTTATCAGCATCAAAAATCAAAAGTAAATTTGAGAAAAGTATGAATATTCAGACAAATGTATCTGAAGAATCTACAAATACAGAAACGCATAATGAAGATGGCATTgatgttaataaaaaattaacatcTGTATTTAATAACCCAGTGAAAGTTACTTACACAGAGTCTACGTCTGGTTCACAGTCCATTAACACAATACAGCAAGTGATTGCAGGTCACACTGTTAATAGGAACTTGAATCCAGCATGGCTAGATAGATGTGCTAAGCAAAATAATGTGGAATATTCAGCATTCGATTCACAGAGGCTTTCTGGTACAAGTGATTCTGGAATTGAATCAATGGAATCCAGTATTTATTCACCTAAAGAAAATACTCAAATGTCTGAAACATCTAAACATCCTTTAATATCAGATGAAGAAGATTTTGTTTGTAATAGCGATTCAGAGGAAACATGGAGAAATAAACGCATTAGAAACTTTAAGAAAAACTTTAGTGATCAAGAGATTCACTGCCCTAAAAGACCATGTCtggataataatataaatgttCCTACTATGCAGCAGCTACCAACTAACATGAATGTACATGCTGTGCAGTCTCTTAAAGTGTCTAATGAAGAAGTAAAATACAAAGATTTTAGCACAACTAATGTAACTGCAGATAAAGATAATGATAGGAGTGACAACACAACTATTGTGACAAATGAGGCAAATGACAATGACAAATGCATCGATGAAAACAGCGATACAGAGACAACTAATAAAAATTCGACGAATCGTCGTAAGGTGCGCAGAAGAATTAAGCATATTTCTTCCGATGATTCTGATCccgattttaatgaaaatgataaagtggaaggaaagaagaaagagaaaagctCAAAGACGAAACGAAGAAGTTCAACGAGAAAGAATAAATCTACGAAAGAACCAACTTCAAAACAAGAGAAAAACAGTACAGTTAAAACCAAAAGAACTtctagaaagaaaaagtatgTACAAAGCGATGATGATAACTTTTTAGAAAATGGTACTACAGACCTAGAAACAACTGATAAGGGCTCTGAAATATATGGAGTAGAAACGTTACAAGCTGTTCCAcgattttcaataaatatgtCTAATCAAGGGGATCTGATCGAACAGTGTACCAAATCTGTTTCTTCAACAGCTACTAATTCGACTAAGTCTGTTGCACTTCCTAAATcgaaaggaaaattaacagacaaagaaaaattagaaaaaaagataGCGGATGGGAATGTAAACGAGAACTTTGTTagaattaatttgaaaaagaaaatatttgtacgTGGCCATAAACATTTCAACTTTTCGAAATACAAGAAAAATCAGtggaaacaaagaaaaaaagatcTTCAGTCTAGTGAAAATAGCTTAGTGGTAGCTGACTATCTTGAGAAGAAAGGCGTTTCGAATTGCTTTAAATGCGGAGAAGTGGGTCATTTTTCCCGAAACTGTCCAAATAGCAATACCGACGATTTGATACCATTAGGAGAAATAGACGATGGTTCTGAATTCCTAACTTTGGAAGAAGCACAAGAAATGGCTAGTCAAAATGCAGTTATTGCGCATGCTAATAGAATTGACCGTTTACCAGAGAAACCGTCTTATTCTTCTAAAGCAGAAGCTGAACATGAAGgaaaggaaatagaaaagTCGGACAATGATGATTTATGGGAACCTATTGAAAACGAA GAACTTCTATGTGGACATAAAATACCTGATGAATTGGTAACAAAATTATTGCCTCCAATAATTGGCACAGTACAGCCATTGTACAAGCTTAAAGAAGATCAATCGTGTATAG AAACGCCAGCAGATGTTTTTGAAACACTAGAGAAATTCGGACATAAAAGTTTTAAACCTGGACAAGAAAAAGCAATAATGAGAATACTTTCCGGTCAATCGACTTTAGTGACTTTATCCACTGGCTCTGGAAAATCTTTATGTTATCAGTTACCTGCGTATCTTTATTCGAAATATTCTAATTGTATTACTTTAGTAATATCACCGTTGGTGTCTTTGATGGATGATCAAGTAACAGGCGTACCGTCCTTCTTATCTGCAGCATGTCTGCATACAAATCAAACAGAGAAAGTAAGAAATAACGTTATGCAAATGGTGAAGCAAGGAAAATTGAACATTTTACTAATCTCTCCAGAAGCCGTAGTCGCTGGAGAAAAGTCGACAGGTTTTGGTGCCCTGTTAAGGCAACTTCCACCAATTGCTTTCGCGTGTATAGACGAAGCTCATTGTATTTCACAGTGGTCTCATAATTTCCGTCCGTCATATCTTATGGTTTGTAGAGTTCTTAAAGAAAAAATGGGTGTTAAAACAGTATTAGCTCTCACTGCAACTGCAACAAAAACTACTACAGAGAGCATAGTAAATCATCTAGGGCTACACGATGGAATGGCAGGTGTTATATCTGATATTCCAATGCCGAGAAATCTAATGTTAACTGTTTCCCGAGATGAACACAGAGATCGTGCTTTAATTGAACTGTTACAAAGCGAAAGATTCAAACAATGTAATTCGATTATCGTTTACTGTACTCGACGGGAAGAATGTGTGAGAATTGCTGGGCTCCTAAGGGTTTCTTTACAG GACGCGAATAATTTTACCAAGCCTAACAGCAAGTTGTCTCCCATTGCTGAAGCATACCATGCTGGTTTACCAGCTTCCCGTAGAAAGACGGTGCAAAAAGCTTTTATGAATGGACAAATTAGAATTGTTGTAGCTACTGTTGCTTTTGGTATGGGTATTAACAAATCGGATATTCGTGCTATTATTCATTATAATATGCCTGGAACCTTTGAAAACTACGTTCAAGAAGTTGGAAGAGCTGGCCGGGATGGACAAATAGCACATTGTCATATGTTTTTACATCCAAAG GAGGATGGTGATAAATGGGAATTACGCCGACATATTTATGCAAATGGAGTAGACAGGCATTCGATTAGACGTTTACTTCAAAAAGTTTTTGTCCCGTGTTCGTGTGCAAAGATACAAGCGAAAGATAGAAATTATAGGTGTCCGGGTCACGAGGTTGCTATACCCGTCGATGAAACGGTTATTGCTCTTGATATTTCGGCGGAAATAATTTCAACGCTATTATGTTATCTCGAATTACATCCTAAACGATTTATTACCGTTCTATCATCCGTCTACGTCAGAGCTAGGGTTTCAAGCTACGGTGGTCCTCAAGCGTTAAAACAAGCTGCACAATCT TCACCACCACTGGCAATGGCAATAGCACTCGACTTACAAAAAGGCGTTTCTCATGATAATAGTAGCGTTATTGAGTTTCCCGTTGTAGACGTAGCGTCTGCTATCGGATGGGATAGCGGTGTAGTAAAAAGTCATCTGAAAAATTTAGAATGGAAAACAG TTAATGGAGCTTCAAAGCGGTCTAATATATCGGTACGGTATGATACACTTGGCTTAAGGGTAAAAGCTCCGGGAGATCTAACAGATGAAGAGCTAGATGAAGCACTTGAGACATTAGTTGATCGTGCTCGTTTCCAAGAAACTGCAGCTTTACAACAGCTTGAAACAATTAGCGCAACGCTTCATAAACTTAGCATGCCATCGGTCAAAAAGTGTCTAGAATTGAACGATGAAATAACCAATAAATCTAACGAGTTAAAAGACATTATTCGAAATTACTTTGAGGGAAAAATTCTAGTGGATATCGATTCCGTTCAACAA aCTAAAGTAGAAAATGATGCACAAATAGTCTCGGACGTACGGAACTTAATTGTAAGTTATCGAGACAATAACTTTACTGGACGTGCAATTGCTCGCATTTTTCACGGTATACAAAGTCCGAATTATCCTGCCTATGCTTGGAATAAGTGCCGCTTTTGGAGAGCTCATCTTTCATGCAATTTCAATGCTTTGTGCCAAATTGCAACGAAAGAAATTTTAGCTCTGCGTTAA